A genome region from Patescibacteria group bacterium includes the following:
- a CDS encoding DUF2769 domain-containing protein, which yields MSAVTNTPENFKKCICLGCPSYQADECLKKNADKLFCAKGKSQCEVASKGCICAACPVWSENGLNSYYYCKK from the coding sequence ATGTCAGCAGTGACCAATACTCCGGAAAATTTTAAGAAGTGCATTTGTCTCGGCTGCCCGAGCTATCAAGCTGATGAATGCCTGAAAAAAAACGCGGATAAATTATTCTGCGCCAAAGGAAAAAGCCAATGCGAGGTCGCTTCGAAAGGCTGTATCTGCGCCGCCTGTCCGGTCTGGTCGGAGAACGGTTTGAATTCCTATTACTATTGCAAAAAGTAG
- a CDS encoding flavodoxin family protein, whose amino-acid sequence MANDLKYSDEELMKVLEIDEKTLARFKEIREATIKEAERLGTPKTGEIKVLGISGSARDVNDMAQEDSNTAELLKRCLKFCEEQGAKTEFISLRDHHIKYCKACYSTTNTQCHFYCSCYPKGTDRADDMSNILYDKILDADAIIFATPVNNFKISTLMATFIDRCISLDGSLPPANPDSPKDKELNIKHTKFVQMNVDYDVPGSGFLRRFSGKIGGIITAGHEEGTSMAISCLMMTLSHFGMLFPPFNNMYAMSSVCNPTYEDKKIVLSDCFTKEIYSLASNVMLAAKLAREAKTTDWKNDFSIN is encoded by the coding sequence ATGGCCAATGATTTAAAATATTCCGACGAAGAGTTGATGAAAGTTTTGGAAATTGATGAGAAGACACTGGCAAGATTTAAGGAAATCCGCGAAGCCACGATCAAAGAGGCCGAGCGTTTAGGGACTCCGAAAACCGGCGAGATAAAAGTGCTGGGCATTTCCGGTTCAGCCCGGGACGTAAATGATATGGCCCAGGAGGATTCCAACACGGCCGAATTATTGAAACGCTGCTTGAAATTTTGTGAAGAGCAAGGCGCTAAAACCGAATTTATTTCTTTGCGCGATCATCATATCAAATATTGCAAGGCCTGTTATTCCACGACCAATACCCAATGCCATTTTTATTGTTCCTGCTATCCCAAAGGGACTGACCGCGCCGATGATATGAGCAATATTCTTTATGATAAAATTTTAGACGCGGACGCGATCATTTTCGCCACGCCGGTCAATAATTTTAAAATTTCCACTCTAATGGCGACTTTTATCGATCGCTGTATCAGTTTGGACGGTAGCTTGCCGCCAGCTAATCCGGATTCGCCCAAAGACAAGGAATTGAATATCAAGCACACGAAATTCGTTCAAATGAATGTTGATTATGACGTGCCCGGAAGCGGATTTTTGCGCCGGTTTTCCGGCAAGATCGGCGGCATCATCACCGCCGGCCATGAAGAGGGGACTTCGATGGCGATCAGCTGCTTGATGATGACTTTGTCGCACTTCGGGATGTTGTTCCCGCCGTTCAATAATATGTACGCGATGTCTTCGGTCTGCAATCCGACTTACGAAGATAAAAAGATCGTGCTGAGCGATTGTTTCACCAAAGAAATTTATTCTTTGGCCTCTAATGTGATGCTGGCGGCTAAATTGGCGCGCGAGGCGAAAACGACCGATTGGAAAAATGATTTTAGTATAAATTAA